AACGCGTCGAGCAGATCGTCCCGATTCCCCGCTCGGAGCCGACGGGCGTGGACCGGCCGGTCGTCGATGTACTCGCGCTCAAACGATTCGAGGTCGAGCGCGTCATCAACTCTCGCCTCGAGCAACTCGCGTCGACGCTCGAGACCCTCCTCGGTTGCCTTCCCCGGGAGCCCCGACTCGCCGGCGAGCGCGGCGAAACACACCTCGGGATGAGATTCTCGAACGGTCTCTCGAGGGTCCTCGAGTTCGCGGAGCAAGCCGTCGACTTCCCGGATCGCCGGGCAGATGTGGTAGGCCTGCGTGGAGATGCGATTCCCGGTCGCCGCCTCGTTCCTGTCGCCCGCCGTCTCGTACTCATCTTCGTAGACGGCGTCACGAACAGGGGTGTAGAAGACGCTGCTTCGGCTCTCGCCGAGTACCAGTCGGGCGGCCTCGTCACACTGTCGTCGAGTCTCCTCGGCCAGCCCGATCGGGATATCCACGAGGATCCGCTCGGCGAGACGGTTCGCCCGCCACGCGTTCAGGATCGATGGATAGAACGCAGCGGTGAACTGGTGCTCTCCCTCACAGTCGTCGTCGACGATCACGGCAATCCAGCCGGAACCGCCCCAGTCGAGTCCCACGTATCGGCTCATACCGGAGACTCGAACGGCCGGCCGTTAGGTTTTGGCAACGGCGTTGTCCTCCGGGACAGAGCGGGCGGAACGGCGCAGTCGCTGTTCGAACACTGCGACCAAGAAAAATCGGGATCGGTCGAAATCGTCGCGTCGCGACTTAGCCGAAGAGTTCGCCGAGGCCCTCGCCGCCGGCGTCGTCGTCCTCGTCCTCGTCGTCGTCCGTCGTGTCCGGGACGTCGCTGGTCTCTTCGACCTCTTCGTCCTCGTCGTCGCCTGCGGCCTCACCGGCTGCGGCGCCGCCTGCGGCGGCTCCGGCAGCGGGTGCGACGGCAGCCTCGGAGACTGCCTCGTCGATGTCGACGTCCTCGAGTGCGGCGACGAGCGCCTTGACTCGGGATTCTTCGACGTCGACGCCGGCAGCGTCGAGTACGTTCGTCAGGTTGTCTTCGTTGAGCTCTTCGTCCGCTTCGTTCAGGATGAGTGCAGCGTAAACGTATTCCATTGTTGTATCCTCCAGTTGTGATTAGCCGAACATTGCGCCGAGTCCTTCGCCGCCGCCAGCGTCATCGTCGTCATCGTCATCGTCGTCTTCGGCGGCGTCGGCCTCAGCATCAGTGTCTTCGTCTGCCGATTCGTCGTCGCCGTCCTCAGCGTCCGCTGCCGGCTCGGCGGCGGGCGCTTCGACACCCTGCAGCTCCTCGGGCAGGGCGTCCTCGTCGTCGATCTGGGCCGCGAGCGCACGCAGCTGTGCGTCGGCCTTGGAGACGAGGTCGGGCATCAGGTCTTCGTCCTCGATCGCGGCGTGCAGGCCGAGGCTCTTGGCCTCGCCCGTCGCCTTCGAGATGAGCGTCGGTGCGGTTGCCTCGGTCGGGTAGCTCGCGTTGATCGAGAGGTTCCGAGCGCGAGCGGCGGCCGTCGCCACGTCGCTCTCGTAGGCCTCGACGTCGATGTCGAGGTCCTCGGGGTCGAACAGCACGCCGTCGGCGACGACGGCGCGAAGGTCAAGACCGACCTCCTTGGGCTCGATCCCGAGTTCGTTGAGGACGTTCGAGAGGTCCGCGGAGACTTCTTCGCCGGCCTCTAAGACCGTCGAGTCCTCCATGACCTGAATCGAACCGTCCTCGATGCGCGCGTTCGCGCCGATGCTCTGTAGCTCGCCGACGAACGGACCCGGATCGACACCGGTGTCGCCCTCGGGGACGACGATGTCGTTCGGGGCGACCTCTCCCTCGTTAATCGGTGCCGGCGTCTTCGACGCCTCGAGCTCCTTGTAGAGGGTAAATGGGTTGTCGTTCGTGCCGACGAGACCGACCTGTCCCTCGATGTGAGAGACGAGTTCGTCGAGTCCGGCGTCTTCCAGCGCGTGGACCTGCAGCGTGTTGCGGCTGACGCGCAACTCGGCGGTGCCGTGCAGGTCGCGACGCATGTCCTGGAGCTGTTTGCTCGGAATGCCGGTGATACCGACGATGCCGACGCTCTCGTAGCTCTCGATGAGTTCGGCGAGGTCGTCGACCTCTTCTTTCTTCCACTGTGGAAGGTTCTCGGTCTTGCGTTCAGCCTGTGCGCTCATGTTAGACTACCTCCTGAGACGGTCCCATCGTCGTCTTTACGTAGACGCCATCGATGTTCTGTGGACCTTTCTCGAGGTCGGCGTGCAGGCGTCGCAGGATGACGTCGATGTTGTCCGCGATGTCTTCGGCATCCATGTCCTCGGCCCCGACGAGCGTGTGGAACGTTCGTCGGTCCCGGGAGCGAAGCTGCACGGTGTTCTTGAGTCTGTTGACGGTCTCGACGACGTCGTCGTCGGGGCCGAGCGGGTCCGGCATCTTCCCTCGGGGACCGAGAATGGTACCCAGGTACCGGGCGATATCTTGCATCATCGCCTCTTCGGCGATGAAGAAGTCCGTCTCGTCCGCCATATCTTTGGCTTCGTCGTCGTCCAGATCGGCCACGTCGTCCTCCGAGAGAACCTCGTCCGCTGCCTCTTCGGCGCGGACAGCGGTTTCCCCCTCGGCGATAACGACGATACGGGTTTCCTGGCCGGTTCCGGACGGCAGGACGATAGACTCGTCAACTCGATTCGACGGTTCGTTTAGGTCGAGATCGCGCAGATTGATCGCGAGGTCAACCGTCTCGGTAAAGTTCCGATCGGGTGCCTCGTCGAGTGCGCGCGCGACTGCTGTTTCTATATCCGAATCTGCCATCGTTCACCTCCGTAGTACGCAGGAGTGCTCCTACGGGTCAGTGAAACAGGCAATGCCTGTCTCCCTTGAACGAAATGCCATGGCAAACTTAAACCCGTCGAACTGGCTTCCGTACGCTCCGCCACGGCCGTCGGAACGGACCGCACCTCGAGTTCTTTTCGCGGCCAAAATCAATTACCATTGATCGAAAACACTATTGGAGATGAGAGTATACCGTTCGTACATGGGGCCAGTAGGTTTATATGGTGTCAATGGGGCGGTACTTGAGTCAATCGGCCGTTTCGCCACGGTCGATATCGGACTCGAGACGTATCAGGCGCTGAGCGCACTGGAGCGGGCGGGGGTTCACTTCGGTGTAACGCTCGTTGTCGCGATGGTTGCCCTCGGATTGCTCCAGAGCTTCGGCCCGCAAACGGTGACGAAGTGCCGTCGGAGTCCGGTGATCTCGATCTGTATCGGCGCGCCGAGCCTCCTGGTTATCAGCGCCGTCGTGAGCACAGGCTATCTGATCATCGGAACGAGTCTCGGGACGTTCTTCGGTATCGTGTTGGTCGCCGTCGGTCTGACGACTGTCCCCGTACTGGCAATCGCCGGCTTCGTCGCAATTGGCCAGTCGATTGCCGCGCGGTTCGGTTGGGACCAGCTGTGGATCGGCGTCGTCGTCGGGAGCCTACTCAGCGGCTTGGTCGGTCTCTCCATGCTCGCCACCGTCGCTGCGATCCTTTTCGCCGGCTCGCTCGGAACCGGTAGCGCCATCCGCGTCATGCGAGGCGCCGGTGGCTCGACCCACCCCAGCGAGCGAACCGTCCCGCCCGCGAACAAGATCTAGGCTCTCCGCCCCGGTTAGGCACACGATACTCGAGCGATTCGGCGCAAGGCGTTTTTCGACGCAGATAGAGACCGAGCGTATGGCACCCAGCGGCCGATCCGCTCTCGAGTCAGTCTCGACGCTCCACTGGGTTGCCATCGCGTTAGCGCTCGTGACCGCCGCCGTCCACCTGGTGCTCGGAATCGGATTTCTCCCCCATCGGATGGGCGTTGCCTTCCTCGTCGCGACCGCCGGCTTCGTGCTCGGGGTCGCACTCGTCCTCCTGGACTACCGCCGGCGGCTCGTCTACCTCCTCGGAATCCCCTTTACCGCCGGGCAGGTGATCCTCTGGTACACCGTCAACCAGCCAGCCGGTCCCGGCGATCTCACGGCCGCAGGCGTCGTCGACAAAGTCGCACAGCTCCTACTGATCGTCGTCCTGGTGGTGCTCTACCGCCGTGAGTGATCGATGACTGACGACTCGACGCTGGCCGTCCGACGACGAACGCTCCCGCAGTGGGGTCACGTCACCGCCGGCAATGCGGCGATGATCTGCCTCGCGCTCGTCGCACTCCAGATCGGATGGCCCGCCGGCCCGTCCGCCGGTTTTCTGGCCGCAGTCGGTCTGGTGGTGGGCCTCGAGTCGGCGCTCTTCTGCGTCGTCGTCGGCGAGCGCGGACGCCACCCCGTCACGCTCGCGACGTGGGTGACGGTAACTCGAGGCGCGGCCGTCGCAGTGCTCGCCGGCTTCGTGGTCGCGGGATCGCCAGCCGAAACGGGGATCGTTTCGTGGGTGCCTGCCGCGCTGTTCGCCCTCGCAGCGGCACTGGACGCGGTCGACGGGGCGCTCGCCCGGGCGACCGACAGCGTCACCGATATCGGAGCGCGCCTCGATATCGAGATCGACGCGCTCGTCGTGCTCGTGGGGACGGTCGTCGCCGTCGTCGACGGCACACTCCCGCCCGTCTTCCTCGCCGTCGGCGCTGCGCGGTACCTGTTCGTCGTCGGCCGGTGGTGGCGAACTCGCCGCGGCCGCCCCGTCTCCGACCTCCCGCCGAATCGATTTCGTCGGCTCCTCGGGGCGCTCGCGATGCTCGCGATCTGGCTCGCATTGGTACCGGTCCTCGAGAACACCGTTACGCGTGCGTTCGCCGTGGTCGTACTGGTTCCGTTTCTAGCGAACTTCTGCTGGGACTGGCTCGCCGTGTCCGGACGTCTCGAGCCGTAGCCGTCCGAAAGGGGGTGTCGAAACGCTCTCTTACACCGGTCGGTCGTCCGACCGGGACGGTTCGTCTCGGGCGTACGGATACCATACTCACGCTGTCGGTACAAACGACCAAGTGTCGGCCCGTGGAACGTCGCGCCAGCGTGACCGACCCCGACACACCCCGCGTGCATCCGGAGGCCGACTCGAGGGTGCGCTCACTCTATTTCACTGGTCCGAGAACCGTCGACGTCAGGTCCCGTCCTCTCCCGGATCCCGGCCCCGAAGAGGTCCGCGTTCGGACCATCGCGTCGGCGATCAGTGCAGGCACGGAGGGGCTGCTCTACCGCGGTGAGGCCCCGACTGAGCTGCCGGCCGACGAGGAACTCGAGGCACTCGACGGCGATTTCTCCTTTCCCCTCCGGTACGGCTACGCCGCGGTTGGCGAGGTCGCCGCCGTCGGCGCGAGCGTTTCGGCGGAGTGGCTCGGCCGGACCGTCTTCGCGTACAACGCTCACGAAAGCCGTTTTCTCGCCGACCCCGAGACGCTCCTTCCGGTCCCAGACGGCATCTCGCCGCGGGAAGCGACGCTCTTTGCGAACCTCGAGACGGCCGTCACCTTCCTGCTCGACGGTGCTCCGCTCTTCGGCGAGCGGGCCGCCGTCTTCGGACAGGGAACCGTCGGCCTGTTGACGACGGCCCTGCTCGCTCGCACACCGCTCGAGGCGCTCGTGGCGGTCGAACCCGACGAGAAGCGGCGGCGGTGTGCCGAGCGGTTCGGCGCGGATCACGCGGTCGATCCGGCGGCGGACGAGTTCCCCGACGCGTTTCGGGAGGTCACCGGCGACCGAGCGGACCTGACCTACGAACTCTCGGGCGATCCCGACGCCCTGGACGACGCCATCGCGACGACGGGCTTCGACGGGCGCGTGATCGTCGGTTCGTGGTACGGGACGAAGCCAGCGACGCTCGATCTCGGCGGCCGCTTTCACCGCGACCGCATCGAGATCCGGAGCAGTCAGGTGAGCACAATCGATCCGCGCCTCTCCGGGCGGTGGTCCCGCCAACGGCGCCACGAGCTCACCTGGGAGTGGCTGGAGCGACTCGAGGTCTCCGAACTCCTCACGCACGACGTGCCGCTCGAGGACGCTGCGGAGGCGTACGAACTGCTTGAAAAGCGTCCCGACGACGCGATACAGGTGCTGTTGACCTACGAGTAGCCGCGTTCGAAGTCGAGTCACCCCCAGTCGTTACTATGCTGGGCCGACTACACGTCACATGGCTATCATCGCCGAGATTTCGATTCAGGCCGACGAGTTTCTCTTGGGACAAATCATCGCCGAGTATCCCGGCCTGTCGGTCGAAATCGAGCGCGTCGTCCCAGCCGACAAGCGAGTGATGCCGTACATCTGGGGGTACGGAACCGATCTGAAGGAGTTCGAGGTCGCGATGGACGAGAGCCCGAACGTCAAATCGATCACCGTACTCGACGAGTACGACGACCGGGCGCTGTACAAGATCGAGTGGGAGGATCCGGCCGAACAGCTGATCGCCGGCATCACGGAAACTGATGCGACGATTCTCGAGGCCCACAGCGACGACGAGTGGCTGTTCCGGATCCGATTCGAAGATCACTCCGGGCTCGCCCAGTTCAACGAGTACTGCCGAAAGAACGACATCAACTACCAGCTCACCCGCGTCTCCTCGATGGGGGACGTGAACTCGAACGAGACGGACTTCGGTCTCACCGACGCGCAGTACGAAGCGCTCTCGCTCGCCGTCGAACGCGGCTATTTCAAAGTCCCTCGAGACGTCGAGTACAACGAACTCGCCGCCGAGCTTGATCTCTCGGTGCAGGCGCTCTCCGAGCGGATTCGCCGCGGCGCGGACAAAGTCCTCCACGACGCGTTGAACCGCCCCAATTCACGAAACCAATAACACTGACAGTCAGGAACCCCTGAGTACTACATAAAGGGCATGAGCAGTCATGAGTTCATGCTTTGGTAGTCATACTCTAGTCTCTGCTATGGTCGAACAACTTCGTCTCGAGCAGGTCGGAACACCCGAATTCCTCGATTCGTTTTACTCGGTACTGTCGAACGCGATCAGACGGAACGCCCTCCAGTACCTCCTGACCAATCAGGATCCGGTGTCAGTGGACCGGTTAGCCCTCGAACTCGCCGCGATCGAACACGGGGAGTCCGCCGAAGCCGTAACGAGCGAGCACCAACACGACCTCCGGATGCTTCTCACACACGTTCACCTCCCGTCGCTCACCGATGCGGGCGTCGTCACGTGGGATCGAGAGCGCGAACAGG
Above is a window of Natronorubrum tibetense GA33 DNA encoding:
- a CDS encoding DUF429 domain-containing protein; protein product: MSRYVGLDWGGSGWIAVIVDDDCEGEHQFTAAFYPSILNAWRANRLAERILVDIPIGLAEETRRQCDEAARLVLGESRSSVFYTPVRDAVYEDEYETAGDRNEAATGNRISTQAYHICPAIREVDGLLRELEDPRETVRESHPEVCFAALAGESGLPGKATEEGLERRRELLEARVDDALDLESFEREYIDDRPVHARRLRAGNRDDLLDAFVLAVTARGETVSLPCDPPTDRYDLPMEIVAPADVRSVA
- the rpl12p gene encoding 50S ribosomal protein P1 — translated: MEYVYAALILNEADEELNEDNLTNVLDAAGVDVEESRVKALVAALEDVDIDEAVSEAAVAPAAGAAAGGAAAGEAAGDDEDEEVEETSDVPDTTDDDEDEDDDAGGEGLGELFG
- a CDS encoding 50S ribosomal protein L10 — translated: MSAQAERKTENLPQWKKEEVDDLAELIESYESVGIVGITGIPSKQLQDMRRDLHGTAELRVSRNTLQVHALEDAGLDELVSHIEGQVGLVGTNDNPFTLYKELEASKTPAPINEGEVAPNDIVVPEGDTGVDPGPFVGELQSIGANARIEDGSIQVMEDSTVLEAGEEVSADLSNVLNELGIEPKEVGLDLRAVVADGVLFDPEDLDIDVEAYESDVATAAARARNLSINASYPTEATAPTLISKATGEAKSLGLHAAIEDEDLMPDLVSKADAQLRALAAQIDDEDALPEELQGVEAPAAEPAADAEDGDDESADEDTDAEADAAEDDDDDDDDDAGGGEGLGAMFG
- a CDS encoding 50S ribosomal protein L1; protein product: MADSDIETAVARALDEAPDRNFTETVDLAINLRDLDLNEPSNRVDESIVLPSGTGQETRIVVIAEGETAVRAEEAADEVLSEDDVADLDDDEAKDMADETDFFIAEEAMMQDIARYLGTILGPRGKMPDPLGPDDDVVETVNRLKNTVQLRSRDRRTFHTLVGAEDMDAEDIADNIDVILRRLHADLEKGPQNIDGVYVKTTMGPSQEVV
- a CDS encoding DUF7475 family protein, yielding MAPSGRSALESVSTLHWVAIALALVTAAVHLVLGIGFLPHRMGVAFLVATAGFVLGVALVLLDYRRRLVYLLGIPFTAGQVILWYTVNQPAGPGDLTAAGVVDKVAQLLLIVVLVVLYRRE
- a CDS encoding CDP-alcohol phosphatidyltransferase family protein; translation: MTDDSTLAVRRRTLPQWGHVTAGNAAMICLALVALQIGWPAGPSAGFLAAVGLVVGLESALFCVVVGERGRHPVTLATWVTVTRGAAVAVLAGFVVAGSPAETGIVSWVPAALFALAAALDAVDGALARATDSVTDIGARLDIEIDALVVLVGTVVAVVDGTLPPVFLAVGAARYLFVVGRWWRTRRGRPVSDLPPNRFRRLLGALAMLAIWLALVPVLENTVTRAFAVVVLVPFLANFCWDWLAVSGRLEP
- a CDS encoding zinc-dependent alcohol dehydrogenase codes for the protein MHPEADSRVRSLYFTGPRTVDVRSRPLPDPGPEEVRVRTIASAISAGTEGLLYRGEAPTELPADEELEALDGDFSFPLRYGYAAVGEVAAVGASVSAEWLGRTVFAYNAHESRFLADPETLLPVPDGISPREATLFANLETAVTFLLDGAPLFGERAAVFGQGTVGLLTTALLARTPLEALVAVEPDEKRRRCAERFGADHAVDPAADEFPDAFREVTGDRADLTYELSGDPDALDDAIATTGFDGRVIVGSWYGTKPATLDLGGRFHRDRIEIRSSQVSTIDPRLSGRWSRQRRHELTWEWLERLEVSELLTHDVPLEDAAEAYELLEKRPDDAIQVLLTYE
- a CDS encoding helix-turn-helix domain-containing protein, producing the protein MAIIAEISIQADEFLLGQIIAEYPGLSVEIERVVPADKRVMPYIWGYGTDLKEFEVAMDESPNVKSITVLDEYDDRALYKIEWEDPAEQLIAGITETDATILEAHSDDEWLFRIRFEDHSGLAQFNEYCRKNDINYQLTRVSSMGDVNSNETDFGLTDAQYEALSLAVERGYFKVPRDVEYNELAAELDLSVQALSERIRRGADKVLHDALNRPNSRNQ
- a CDS encoding DUF7344 domain-containing protein, encoding MVEQLRLEQVGTPEFLDSFYSVLSNAIRRNALQYLLTNQDPVSVDRLALELAAIEHGESAEAVTSEHQHDLRMLLTHVHLPSLTDAGVVTWDREREQVTLTPLLDQLSVTGSTMNGLPELSISPRSETSH